A genomic window from Vanessa atalanta chromosome 7, ilVanAtal1.2, whole genome shotgun sequence includes:
- the LOC125065267 gene encoding protein ST7 homolog, with amino-acid sequence MMWDSSTFLGALTPKFYVALTGTSSLISGLILIFEWWYFRKYGTSFIEQVSLTHLGPWLGGNGAQGTEPEGGDCKVWRNPMSLLRGAEYGRLWSAARRAPLTYYDMNLSAQEHQAWFGSGGGGAGGADEALARAWREREPATRVACARAALALRPDCAAALLLLAEEDAPTVLEAERVLRRAWRAGEAAWRALAAAGAAGAARREAAVLAHVKRRAAMCARRLGRLRDAARLFRELARDAPPALHALALHENLIEVLLEQRAYADVQAVLARYDDVGLPRSATVCYTAALLRARAASPSAGAGARAHAEAVALEAIRRAIEFNPHVPEYLLELRPLTLPPEHVLKRGDSEAVAYAFWHLRHWRAADGALRLLGAAWAAAEREGADAGVGRAGACLQCADRELLPAHHTLSVFPRRRAPALLPLAAALCAATALLALLAHRWPAAAAQAARAAAQALDPRPLLRLLTAI; translated from the exons aTGATGTGGGATTCGTCAACCTTTTTGGGTGCATTAACGCCGAAGTTTTACGTAGCCTTAACCGGTACTTCATCTCTTATCTCCGGCTTGATACTAATATTCGAATGGTggtattttcgaaaatatggCACTTCGTTTATAGAACAG GTGTCACTTACACACCTGGGTCCATGGCTTGGTGGAAATGGTGCTCAGGGCACAGAGCCAGAGGGCGGCGATTGCAAAGTGTGGCGCAACCCTATGTCGCTTCTACGCGGCGCGGAGTACGGTCGGCTATGGAGCGCTGCGCGTCGGGCTCCGCTTACCTATTATGACATGAATCTTTCCGCCCAG GAACACCAAGCGTGGTTCGGTAGTGGCGGAGGAGGCGCAGGGGGCGCGGACGAGGCTTTGGCACGCGCGTGGCGTGAGCGTGAGCCCGCGACGCGGGTTGCGTGTGCTCGCGCCGCTCTCGCGCTACGACCCGACTGCGCCGCTGCGTTACTGCTGCTTGCAGAGGAGGATGCGCCTACCGTACTTGAA GCGGAGCGTGTACTGAGACGAGCCTGGCGCGCGGGTGAGGCGGCATGGCGAGCGCTGGCAGCGGCGGGAGCAgccggcgcggcgcggcgcgagGCAGCCGTCCTCGCACACGTCAAGCGGCGCGCCGCCATGTGTGCGCGTCGGCTCGGTCGCCTGCGCGACGCCGCGCGCCTGTTCCGTGAGCTGGCGCGAGATGCGCCCCCCGCGCTGCACGCGCTCGCTCTGCATGAGAACCTCATCGAGGTGCTGCTCGAGCAGCGCGCCTACGCAGATGTGCAG GCGGTGCTGGCCCGGTATGATGATGTGGGGTTGCCGAGGTCAGCTACGGTGTGCTACACGGCAGCACTGCTGCGGGCGCGGGCAGCCAGCCCGTCGGCGGGTGCGGGGGCGCGTGCGCACGCCGAAGCGGTGGCGCTCGAGGCTATTCGCCGTGCTATCGAGTTCAACCCACACGTGCCCGAATACCTGCTGGAACTGCGGCCGTTGACGCTGCCGCCAGAGCACGTGCTCAAACGCGGTGATAGCGAGGCTGTCGCGTATGCATTTTGGCATCTTCGTCACTGGCGTGCTGCGGACGGTGCGCTGCGGCTGCTGGGCGCGGCGTGGGCGGCAGCAGAGCGGGAGGGTGCGGACGCGGGCGTGGGGCGCGCCGGGGCCTGCCTGCAATGCGCGGACCGCGAGCTGTTGCCGGCGCACCACACGCTGTCAGTATTCCCGCGGCGGAGAGCGCCGGCTCTGCTTCCGCTGGCTGCGGCGCTGTGCGCGGCGACGGCGCTGCTGGCGTTGCTGGCGCACCGCTggccggcggcggcggcgcaggCGGCGCGGGCTGCTGCGCAGGCGCTCGACCCGCGGCCGCTGCTGCGCCTCCTCACCGCTATTTGA
- the LOC125065165 gene encoding UPF0389 protein GA21628 — protein sequence MDKLLLFRIRPSINILRRFMCTPQGGTNPPTIRENSMGARYRPNEFQKFLLVWTKKYKSKAEIPKEVSLDLLERTRSQARIKLSNYLILLTILASLYAVMSGKAAAKRGESVQQMNLDWHKQYEEDYKKKQEAQK from the exons atggataAGCTGCTCCTTTTTAGAATAAGACCTTCGATAAATATACTAAGAAGGTTTATGTGTACACCTCAAGGTGGAACTAACCCGCCTACGATCAGAGAAAATTCTATGGGTGCAAGATATAGACCAAATGAATTTCAAAAATTTCTTCTGGTCTGGACTAAAAAGTACAAAAGCAAGGCTGAAATACCGAAAGAAGTATC tttagaCTTACTAGAGAGGACTCGAAGTCAAGCAAGAATTAAGCTTTCAAACTATCTAATACTCCTTACAATTCTCGCTAGTTTATATGCTGTTATGTCTGGTAAAGCTGCAGCAAAGAGAGGTGAATCTGTTCAACAAATGAATTTAGACTGGCACAAACAATATGAAGAAGACtataaaaagaaacaagaaGCTCAGAAATGA
- the LOC125065164 gene encoding protein MIX23 isoform X1 translates to MICPDFLEFQDVLKKMRVVDDKIVYTLNTSIPTESFKTKVDASSVCHNLFDQIQKSHSEREIVIKNCIVATAETVKKLKSAKESSPDDIDVIKNLKAEQRKLRLLQTELSVEEVIKEKTTKLFTEKCRSYYKPNTL, encoded by the exons ATGATTTGTCCAGATTTTTTAGAATTTCag GATGTCTTGAAAAAGATGCGAGTGGTGGatgataaaatagtttatacattaaatacatcaATACCAACTGAATCATTCAAAACTAAAGTGGATGCATCATCGGTTTGCCATAATTTATTTGATCAGATACAGAAAAGCCACAGTGAAAgagaaattgttataaaaaactgCATCGTTGCAACGGCTGAAACTGTTAAGAAATTAAAGAGTGCAAAGGAAAGTTCACCTGATGACAtagatgttattaaaaatcttaaagcTGAACAAAGAAAG ttACGTCTCTTGCAAACTGAATTAAGTGTGGAGGAAGTAATCAAAGAAAAGACTACAAAGCTATTTACTGAGAAATGTAGAAGTTACTACAAACCAAATACTTTATGA
- the LOC125065164 gene encoding protein MIX23 isoform X2, translating into MRVVDDKIVYTLNTSIPTESFKTKVDASSVCHNLFDQIQKSHSEREIVIKNCIVATAETVKKLKSAKESSPDDIDVIKNLKAEQRKLRLLQTELSVEEVIKEKTTKLFTEKCRSYYKPNTL; encoded by the exons ATGCGAGTGGTGGatgataaaatagtttatacattaaatacatcaATACCAACTGAATCATTCAAAACTAAAGTGGATGCATCATCGGTTTGCCATAATTTATTTGATCAGATACAGAAAAGCCACAGTGAAAgagaaattgttataaaaaactgCATCGTTGCAACGGCTGAAACTGTTAAGAAATTAAAGAGTGCAAAGGAAAGTTCACCTGATGACAtagatgttattaaaaatcttaaagcTGAACAAAGAAAG ttACGTCTCTTGCAAACTGAATTAAGTGTGGAGGAAGTAATCAAAGAAAAGACTACAAAGCTATTTACTGAGAAATGTAGAAGTTACTACAAACCAAATACTTTATGA
- the LOC125065172 gene encoding 60S ribosomal protein L24, translated as MKIGLCAYSGYKIYPGHGKTMVKVDGKTFTFLNSKCEAAHLMRRNPRKVTWTVLYRRKFKKGQEEEQAKKRTRRTQKFQRAIVGASLSDIMAKRNMKPEVRKAQREQAIKAAKEQKKSTKAAKKTTAPAPKAKAAPKAKAAKVSQKAAPRVGGKR; from the exons ATGAA GATCGGACTTTGTGCCTACAGTGGTTACAAGATTTATCCTGGCCATGGGAAAACCATGGTTAAGGTGGATGGcaag aCCTTCACATTCTTAAACTCAAAATGTGAAGCTGCACATCTTATGAGAAGGAATCCTCGTAAAGTTACCTGGACTGTGTTGTATag GCGCAAGTTCAAGAAAGGTCAAGAAGAAGAGCAGGCCAAGAAACGCACCAGGAGAACACAAAAGTTCCAGCGTGCTATTGTCGGTGCCTCCCTCAGTGATATCATGGCCAAGCGTAACATGAAACCTGAAGTCAGGAAAGCCCAAAGAGAACAAGCTATCAA ggCCGCAAAGGAGCAGAAGAAATCAACAAAGGCAGCAAAGAAGACCACTGCTCCTGCACCAAAAGCAAAGGCTGCTCCTAAAGCGAAAGCCGCTAAAGTGAGTCAGAAGGCTGCACCACGTGTTGGAGGAAAACGATAA